The Clostridioides difficile genome has a segment encoding these proteins:
- the asnB gene encoding asparagine synthase (glutamine-hydrolyzing), which translates to MCGNISIYYKGDISRKEDIKFKIKESVNNINLDSRGYLKDGEKEFDFNRFDVIDVIHGVKPFEKDGKVIVLNGEIYNSCEIKEELIKKGYSFATDSDIEILLTSYIAFGKNCVHKIKGMFSFIIYDKEDESIFGARDLFGIKPLYYINKEKVIVFASEYKFILEYIKKLNINERSLQSYFSFQYVLPEDTMIQGIRLIPAGHFFRVENGILSLKRYDKLEFRSSTKFFYNKNHLGNRDIGEEEVRNVVIDSVRRQIAENKPIGIFLSGGIDSSIITSVASQINPNIKSFSLGFNVKGYSELEIAKKTADKLGIENIQINITQDDYIKALPSVIYFLDDPVADPSGVGLYFLIKEASKYVKIALSGEGADELFGGYNVYKEYNNVKSVINSPTYIRSALNRVSELMPNIKGKNYLYRATTPLEKRYIGNAKIFENNEVKRFFFKYKEKNIHEYLLSNLYREAQKNNYDYISKMQHIDVNTWLQGDILQKVDKFSVAEHLELRVPFLDKDVFDVAKNLRIEQKITKSNTKVLLRESFKDIVPEHVIQRKKLGFPTPIRVWLKGDLGNVVRETISNANVDEFIDKKYIIKLLDEHLKGHKDNSRKIWTIFTFCLWYQLFIEHKNIKY; encoded by the coding sequence ATGTGTGGCAATATTTCAATTTATTATAAAGGAGATATATCTAGAAAAGAAGATATTAAATTTAAAATAAAAGAATCTGTAAATAATATAAATCTTGATAGTAGAGGATACCTAAAAGATGGGGAAAAAGAGTTTGATTTTAATAGATTTGATGTAATAGATGTTATACATGGAGTTAAACCATTTGAAAAAGATGGAAAAGTTATAGTTTTAAATGGTGAAATATATAATAGTTGTGAGATAAAAGAAGAATTGATTAAAAAAGGGTACAGCTTTGCTACAGATAGTGATATTGAAATATTATTGACATCTTATATAGCATTTGGAAAAAATTGTGTACATAAGATAAAAGGTATGTTTAGCTTTATAATATACGATAAAGAAGATGAAAGTATATTTGGAGCAAGAGATTTATTTGGAATAAAACCACTTTACTATATAAATAAAGAAAAAGTGATAGTTTTTGCATCAGAATATAAATTTATACTGGAGTATATTAAAAAACTAAACATAAATGAAAGAAGCTTACAGAGTTATTTTTCGTTTCAATATGTTCTTCCTGAAGATACTATGATACAAGGAATAAGATTGATACCAGCAGGGCATTTTTTTAGAGTGGAAAATGGAATACTATCTCTAAAGAGATATGATAAACTTGAATTTAGGAGTAGTACAAAATTTTTTTACAATAAGAATCATTTAGGAAATAGAGATATAGGAGAAGAAGAAGTAAGAAATGTAGTAATAGATTCTGTAAGAAGACAGATAGCAGAAAATAAACCTATTGGAATATTTTTGTCTGGTGGTATAGATTCATCAATCATAACCTCTGTAGCTTCACAAATTAATCCAAATATAAAGTCTTTCTCACTAGGATTTAATGTTAAAGGATATAGTGAGTTGGAGATAGCTAAAAAAACAGCTGATAAATTAGGCATAGAAAATATTCAAATTAATATAACACAAGATGATTATATAAAAGCATTACCAAGTGTAATTTATTTTTTGGATGACCCTGTGGCAGACCCATCAGGAGTAGGTCTTTACTTTTTAATTAAAGAAGCTAGTAAATATGTTAAAATAGCCTTGTCTGGAGAAGGTGCTGATGAATTATTTGGAGGATACAATGTATATAAGGAATATAATAATGTAAAATCAGTTATAAACTCACCAACATATATTAGAAGTGCATTAAACAGAGTTTCAGAGCTTATGCCTAATATAAAAGGTAAAAATTATCTTTACAGAGCTACAACACCTTTAGAAAAGAGATATATAGGAAATGCAAAGATTTTTGAAAATAATGAAGTAAAAAGATTCTTTTTTAAATATAAAGAAAAGAATATACATGAGTATTTATTATCAAATTTATACAGAGAAGCACAGAAAAATAATTACGATTATATAAGTAAAATGCAACATATAGATGTAAATACATGGCTTCAAGGTGATATACTTCAAAAAGTTGATAAATTCTCTGTAGCTGAGCATTTAGAGCTTAGAGTACCTTTTTTAGATAAAGATGTATTTGATGTAGCAAAAAATTTAAGAATTGAACAAAAAATAACTAAAAGCAATACAAAAGTGCTACTTAGAGAGTCGTTTAAAGATATAGTACCAGAACATGTTATACAGAGAAAAAAATTAGGATTTCCAACGCCAATAAGAGTTTGGTTAAAAGGTGATTTAGGAAATGTTGTAAGAGAAACTATTTCTAATGCAAATGTAGACGAGTTTATTGATAAAAAATATATAATAAAACTTTTAGATGAACATCTAAAAGGTCATAAAGATAATTCAAGGAAAATATGGACTATATTCACATTTTGTCTATGGTATCAATTATTTATTGAACATAAAAACATCAAGTATTAA
- a CDS encoding superoxide dismutase translates to MSLFILSQCITLFAFTPENNKFKVKPLPYAYDALEPYIDKETMTLHHDKHYQAYVDKLNAALEKYPELYNYSLCELLQNLDSLPKDIVTTVRNNAGGAYNHKFFFDIMTPEKTIPSESLKEAIDRDFGSFEKFKEEFQKAALDVFGSGWAWLVATKDGKLSIMTTPNQDSPVSKNLTPIIGLDVWEHAYYLKYQNRRNEYINNWFNVVNWNGALENYKNLKSQD, encoded by the coding sequence ATGTCTTTATTTATACTTTCACAGTGTATAACTTTATTTGCTTTTACACCTGAAAATAATAAGTTTAAGGTTAAACCATTGCCTTATGCTTATGATGCACTTGAGCCTTATATAGATAAAGAAACTATGACTTTACACCATGATAAACATTATCAAGCTTACGTTGATAAATTAAATGCAGCTCTTGAAAAATATCCTGAGCTCTATAATTATTCTTTATGCGAATTATTGCAAAACTTAGACTCTTTACCTAAGGATATTGTTACAACAGTAAGAAATAACGCAGGTGGTGCCTATAATCATAAATTCTTTTTTGATATAATGACTCCTGAAAAAACTATACCTTCTGAATCTTTAAAAGAAGCTATTGACAGAGATTTTGGTTCTTTTGAAAAATTCAAAGAAGAGTTCCAAAAAGCAGCTTTAGATGTTTTTGGTTCTGGTTGGGCTTGGCTAGTAGCTACTAAAGATGGTAAATTGTCCATTATGACTACTCCAAACCAAGATAGCCCTGTAAGTAAAAACTTGACTCCTATCATAGGTCTTGATGTTTGGGAACATGCTTACTATTTAAAATATCAAAACAGAAGAAATGAGTATATTAACAATTGGTTTAATGTAGTTAATTGGAATGGAGCTTTAGAAAATTATAAAAATTTAAAATCTCAAGATTAA
- a CDS encoding metal-dependent hydrolase, giving the protein MIKETHERGGYILALLILPFINNIYLVKYDTTYKIVLIIIYIYFAYLGSLFPDIDMRGSYISKKFVLIYKLFGSRFRHRGFTHSLLALLLIGSFFKSLIIFTNNNIVFSCLSSGFIIGYFSHMCLDLITKEGIELFFPITINISLLPIKTSSKTEKFISKLLHFIVIFLIGYQFYILF; this is encoded by the coding sequence ATGATAAAAGAAACACATGAAAGGGGAGGATATATATTAGCACTTTTGATACTCCCCTTTATAAATAATATATATTTAGTCAAATACGATACTACATATAAAATAGTGTTAATTATAATCTATATCTATTTTGCATATTTAGGCTCATTGTTTCCAGATATAGATATGAGAGGTTCTTACATAAGTAAAAAGTTTGTATTAATTTATAAGTTATTTGGAAGTAGGTTTAGACACAGAGGGTTTACTCATAGCCTTCTTGCATTATTACTCATTGGTAGTTTTTTTAAGTCTCTAATAATCTTTACCAACAACAATATAGTTTTTTCATGTCTGTCTAGTGGATTTATAATAGGATATTTTTCTCACATGTGTCTTGACCTTATTACTAAAGAAGGTATCGAATTGTTTTTTCCCATTACTATAAACATTTCCTTACTCCCTATAAAAACTAGCTCGAAAACAGAAAAATTCATATCTAAACTTTTACACTTCATAGTTATTTTTTTAATCGGATATCAATTTTACATTTTATTTTAA
- a CDS encoding VTT domain-containing protein: MQYIQELLDLTQNYWVLATIIGLLSAFIESFIPALPLVAIVTANAAIQGLLLGCLLSWIGSGLGTTSLFLLISRFTDSKLFNKLRNSKTERAISWMDKQGFKLLFIAYACPFMPGCLVTVASAFCKKDIKDFVPAMLAGKFVMFIVISYVASDIEGFITSPLKIASFILLVLLSWKIGNRVNKNLENHNYDFHHKKHDNDIDNKRI, encoded by the coding sequence ATGCAGTATATACAAGAATTACTTGATTTAACTCAAAACTATTGGGTGTTAGCCACAATAATTGGTTTATTAAGTGCATTTATAGAAAGCTTTATACCAGCCTTACCACTTGTGGCAATAGTTACAGCAAATGCTGCTATACAAGGGTTATTACTTGGGTGTTTGTTATCATGGATTGGTTCAGGGCTTGGGACAACCTCATTATTTTTATTAATAAGTAGATTTACTGATAGTAAACTCTTTAATAAGTTGAGAAATAGTAAAACTGAAAGAGCAATAAGTTGGATGGACAAACAGGGATTTAAACTGCTATTTATAGCATATGCTTGTCCATTTATGCCTGGATGTTTAGTTACTGTTGCATCAGCTTTTTGTAAAAAAGATATAAAAGATTTTGTTCCAGCGATGTTGGCAGGAAAATTTGTAATGTTTATAGTAATAAGTTATGTGGCAAGTGATATAGAAGGATTTATAACAAGCCCACTAAAGATAGCATCATTTATACTATTAGTACTTTTATCATGGAAGATTGGAAACAGAGTTAATAAAAACCTTGAAAATCATAATTATGATTTTCATCATAAAAAACATGATAATGATATAGATAATAAAAGAATTTAA